The sequence CTGCGCGCCTCCCGCCGGGAGGACCGGAAGCGAGTCCCACAGTACTCGTCGGCCCCATGCGGGCCGGACGTACGGGAATCTTTCGGGAAGCGTAAGTGGGGCACCGGCCAGGCACCCGGTGGGGTTTCACCCCCGGCAGCGCGGTCTTGGCCCGCACCCCCTTGGTTGGGAAGTCCTTCGGGACTTCTGCGTAGAGGGGATGCGACACGCCCGACCGCGTGGGTCGGAGGCGGAGTTACCAGAACCTCGGGTTCCAGAGCGTTAACGAGAGACAGGACTACTAGTAGCCATGGCGGGACAGAAGATCCGCATCCGGCTCAAGGCCTACGACCACGAGGTCATCGACTCCTCGGCGAAGAAGATCGTCGAGACGGTGACCCGCACTGGTGCGTCGGTCGCGGGCCCGGTGCCGCTGCCCACTGAGAAGAACGTGTACTGCGTCATCAAGTCGCCGCACAAGTACAAGGACTCGCGCGAGCACTTCGAGATGCGCACGCACAAGCGCCTCATCGACATCCTCGACCCCACGCCGAAGACGGTTGACTCGCTCATGCGCCTCGACCTGCCGGCGGGCGTCGACATCGAGATCAAGCTCTGAGGTGACGCGCGAGATGGCTAAGAACATTAAGGGCGTCCTGGGCGAGAAGCTCGGCATGACCCAGGTCTGGGACGAGAACAACCGGGTTGTCCCGGTGACCGTCGTCAAGGCCGGGCCCTGCGTCGTGACCCAGGTCCGCACCAACGACAGCGACGGCTACGAGTCGGTCCAGATCGCCTTCGGCGAGATCGACCCGCGCAAGGTGAACAAGCCCCTCAAGGGCCACTTCGCCAAGGCCGACGTGACCCCGCGCCGCCACCTGGTGGAGCTCCGCACCCCTGACGCCAGCGAGTACACGCTCGGCCAGGAGATCACCGCCCAGGTGTTCGAGTCCGGCGTCAAGGTCGACGTCACGGGCAAGAGCAAGGGCAAGGGCTTCGCCGG comes from Streptomyces sp. Mut1 and encodes:
- the rpsJ gene encoding 30S ribosomal protein S10 codes for the protein MAGQKIRIRLKAYDHEVIDSSAKKIVETVTRTGASVAGPVPLPTEKNVYCVIKSPHKYKDSREHFEMRTHKRLIDILDPTPKTVDSLMRLDLPAGVDIEIKL
- the rplC gene encoding 50S ribosomal protein L3, with protein sequence MAKNIKGVLGEKLGMTQVWDENNRVVPVTVVKAGPCVVTQVRTNDSDGYESVQIAFGEIDPRKVNKPLKGHFAKADVTPRRHLVELRTPDASEYTLGQEITAQVFESGVKVDVTGKSKGKGFAGVMKRHNFKGLGAGHGVQRKHRSPGSIGGCATPGRVFKGMRMAGRMGNERVTTQNLTIHAVDAEKGLLLIKGAVPGPNGGLVLVRTAAKGA